The Brachyhypopomus gauderio isolate BG-103 chromosome 2, BGAUD_0.2, whole genome shotgun sequence genome contains a region encoding:
- the LOC143500966 gene encoding extracellular calcium-sensing receptor-like isoform X3, which translates to MAMTAWLWALEFLTVMVWVNYVGPSCTLQSRSNSGTLYKEGDVIIGGLFPVHFNAPEPDHSFIHRAERGHCQGADLRCYRWVLTMIFTVEEINRDPALLPNLTLGYLAADSCLSEGSTLSVALAMVTGQEEAVSGEQCISAPSVPVIIGDARSAASIVLADTLGVFDIPLVSYLASCACLSDRSRFPTFLRTVPSDAFQTKAIARLLSLMGWSWIGVISGDDAYGRSGVQLLLKELEHLSMCIEYLEILPKSAPQSRLKHIVERIQSSKAKVVVTFAIGPDVEVLLGEVAKQNLSDRQWIATSVWSTSSHHVAVPVSVCSESCPPGTRKAVQKGKPICCYDCVPCATGEISNVTDSTDCSKCPEWFWSNPERTECVPMVVEFLSFQDNMGIVLSVLSVSGATLSGTILAAFLHHRDTPLVRANNSELSFLLLLSLKLCFLCALAFIGRPAPWSCMLRHTLFGISFVVCLACVLSKTVVVLVAFRATLPGSNVMQYFGPVQQRVGILLCTLVQVVVCVLWLVLAPPVPTESAGGELGARVVLLCAVGSVAGFSLVLGYIGLLAAVCFLLAFFARKLPDNFNEAKFITFSMLIFWAVWIAFVPAYVSSPGKYTVAVEVFAILASSYGLLLCIFAPKCYIILLRPEKNTKKNMMAK; encoded by the exons ATGGCCATGACTGCATGGCTGTGGGCACTGGAGTTCCTGACTGTGATGGTCTGGGTGAACTATGTGGGGCCTTCATGCACTCTGCAGAGCAGGTCCAACTCTGGGACCCTGTACAAGGAAGGTGATGTGATCATTGGGGGTCTGTTCCCTGTTCATTTTAATGCTCCTGAACCCGACCACAGCTTCATacacagagcagagagaggcCATTGTCAAGG GGCTGACCTTCGTTGTTACCGCTGGGTTCTTACCATGATCTTCACTGTGGAGGAAATCAACAGAGACCCAGCCCTGCTTCCCAACCTCACTCTGGGCTACCTGGCTGCAGACAGCTGCCTGTCTGAGGGCAGCACCCTCAGTGTTGCGCTGGCGATGGTGACGGGGCAGGAGGAGGCAGTGTCTGGAGAACAGTGCATCAGTGCTCCCAGTGTGCCCGTCATCATTGGCGATGCCCGTTCTGCTGCTTCCATAGTGTTGGCTGATACGCTGGGTGTTTTTGACATCCCCCTG GTTAGTTATTTAGCTTCCTGCGCATGTCTCAGTGACCGCTCAAGGTTCCCTACCTTCCTACGCACTGTTCCCAGTGATGCATTCCAGACTAAGGCCATTGCCCGTCTGCTGAGCCTCATGGGTTGGTCTTGGATTGGCGTTATCTCTGGGGATGATGCATATGGGAGAAGTGGTGTACAGCTGTTGCTGAAAGAACTGGAGCATTTGAGCATGTGTATTGAATACCTGGAGATCCTTCCCAAATCTGCACCACAGAGCAGACTTAAACATATTGTAGAGAGAATCCAGAGCTCCAAGGCCAAGGTGGTGGTCACGTTCGCCATTGGCCCAGATGTGGAGGTTTTGCTGGGGGAAGTGGCAAAGCAGAACCTGAGTGACAGGCAGTGGATCGCCACTTCTGTCTGGAGCACCTCCAGTCATCATGTCGCT GTGCcggtgtctgtgtgcagtgagagCTGTCCCCCGGGCACCAGGAAGGCTGTGCAGAAAGGAAAGCCCATTTGCTGCTATGACTGTGTACCATGTGCAACGGGAGAGATTAGCAATGTTACTG ACTCCACAGACTGTAGCAAGTGTCCGGAATGGTTCTGGTCCAACCCTGAGAGGACAGAGTGTGTCCCAATGGTAGTGgagtttttgtcatttcaagATAATATGGGCATCGTCCTCTCAGTTCTGTCTGTATCTGGAGCAACTCTCTCTGGGACCATTCTGGCTGCCTTCTTGCATCATCGGGACACACCCCTGGTCCGCGCCAACAACTCAGAGCTGAGCTTCCTGCTACTGCTGTCACTCAAACTCTGCTTCCTGTGTGCACTGGCTTTCATTGGCCGACCTGCACCTTGGTCCTGTATGTTGCGTCATACGCTGTTTGGGATCAGCTTCGTGGTGTGTCTGGCCTGTGTGCTCAGTAAGACAGTAGTTGTCCTGGTTGCCTTCAGAGCAACTTTACCGGGTTCCAATGTCATGCAATACTTCGGCCCTGTTCAGCAAAGGGTTGGAATCCTGCTCTGTACACTGGTGCAGGTggtggtctgtgtgctgtggcTGGTGTTAGCACCTCCTGTACCTACAGAAAGTGCAGGAGGGGAGCTCGGCGCTCGGGTGGTGTTGCTCTGTGCAGTGGGTTCAGTGGCAGGTTTTTCCCTGGTGCTGGGCTACATCGGCTTGCTGGCTGCTGTCTGTTTTCTTCTGGCATTCTTCGCACGGAAACTTCCAGACAATTTCAACGAAGCAAAATTCATCACCTTCAGTATGCTGATATTTTGGGCTGTGTGGATCGCCTTTGTTCCAGCGTATGTCAGCTCTCCGGGGAAGTACACAGTGGCAGTGGAGGTGTTTGCCATCCTGGCCTCCAGTTATGGACTTCTGCTGTGTATTTTTGCCCCAAAATGTTACATCATTCTGCTCAGACCTGAGAAAAACACAAAGAAGAACATGATGGCCAAATAA
- the LOC143500966 gene encoding extracellular calcium-sensing receptor-like isoform X1, which translates to MAMTAWLWALEFLTVMVWVNYVGPSCTLQSRSNSGTLYKEGDVIIGGLFPVHFNAPEPDHSFIHRAERGHCQGADLRCYRWVLTMIFTVEEINRDPALLPNLTLGYLAADSCLSEGSTLSVALAMVTGQEEAVSGEQCISAPSVPVIIGDARSAASIVLADTLGVFDIPLVSYLASCACLSDRSRFPTFLRTVPSDAFQTKAIARLLSLMGWSWIGVISGDDAYGRSGVQLLLKELEHLSMCIEYLEILPKSAPQSRLKHIVERIQSSKAKVVVTFAIGPDVEVLLGEVAKQNLSDRQWIATSVWSTSSHHVAVSAGCLTGTLGFALRRVDIQGLDSYLTQLYPEKHLQDSLVQNVLEEVFGCRPGEQTQTGASVPQCTGLEKGEGQGEVYSDINYNVYKAVYAIAYAVQDMLACKPGQGPFEDGECPEIKSIRPKQLLHYLKSVKFTTPVGELVYFDKNGDPAASYDIINWHLGAKGKMEFIKVGQFDATGGPEPDFQLDLKKVVWGGSHSDKVPVSVCSESCPPGTRKAVQKGKPICCYDCVPCATGEISNVTDSTDCSKCPEWFWSNPERTECVPMVVEFLSFQDNMGIVLSVLSVSGATLSGTILAAFLHHRDTPLVRANNSELSFLLLLSLKLCFLCALAFIGRPAPWSCMLRHTLFGISFVVCLACVLSKTVVVLVAFRATLPGSNVMQYFGPVQQRVGILLCTLVQVVVCVLWLVLAPPVPTESAGGELGARVVLLCAVGSVAGFSLVLGYIGLLAAVCFLLAFFARKLPDNFNEAKFITFSMLIFWAVWIAFVPAYVSSPGKYTVAVEVFAILASSYGLLLCIFAPKCYIILLRPEKNTKKNMMAK; encoded by the exons ATGGCCATGACTGCATGGCTGTGGGCACTGGAGTTCCTGACTGTGATGGTCTGGGTGAACTATGTGGGGCCTTCATGCACTCTGCAGAGCAGGTCCAACTCTGGGACCCTGTACAAGGAAGGTGATGTGATCATTGGGGGTCTGTTCCCTGTTCATTTTAATGCTCCTGAACCCGACCACAGCTTCATacacagagcagagagaggcCATTGTCAAGG GGCTGACCTTCGTTGTTACCGCTGGGTTCTTACCATGATCTTCACTGTGGAGGAAATCAACAGAGACCCAGCCCTGCTTCCCAACCTCACTCTGGGCTACCTGGCTGCAGACAGCTGCCTGTCTGAGGGCAGCACCCTCAGTGTTGCGCTGGCGATGGTGACGGGGCAGGAGGAGGCAGTGTCTGGAGAACAGTGCATCAGTGCTCCCAGTGTGCCCGTCATCATTGGCGATGCCCGTTCTGCTGCTTCCATAGTGTTGGCTGATACGCTGGGTGTTTTTGACATCCCCCTG GTTAGTTATTTAGCTTCCTGCGCATGTCTCAGTGACCGCTCAAGGTTCCCTACCTTCCTACGCACTGTTCCCAGTGATGCATTCCAGACTAAGGCCATTGCCCGTCTGCTGAGCCTCATGGGTTGGTCTTGGATTGGCGTTATCTCTGGGGATGATGCATATGGGAGAAGTGGTGTACAGCTGTTGCTGAAAGAACTGGAGCATTTGAGCATGTGTATTGAATACCTGGAGATCCTTCCCAAATCTGCACCACAGAGCAGACTTAAACATATTGTAGAGAGAATCCAGAGCTCCAAGGCCAAGGTGGTGGTCACGTTCGCCATTGGCCCAGATGTGGAGGTTTTGCTGGGGGAAGTGGCAAAGCAGAACCTGAGTGACAGGCAGTGGATCGCCACTTCTGTCTGGAGCACCTCCAGTCATCATGTCGCTGTGAGTGCTGGCTGCCTGACAGGCACCCTTGGCTTTGCCCTGAGGAGGGTTGATATCCAGGGTCTGGACTCCTATCTCACTCAGCTGTACCCAGAGAAGCACCTACAGGATTCACTGGTACAGAATGTTTTGGAGGAAGTGTTTGGTTGCAGACCTGGGGAGCAAACACAGACTGGAGCTTCGGTGCCACAGTGCACAGGCTTGGAGAAAGGGGAAGGACAGGGGGAGGTTTATTCTGATATTAACTATAATGTGTATAAGGCCGTGTACGCTATTGCATATGCTGTTCAGGACATGCTGGCCTGCAAGCCTGGGCAAGGACCATTTGAGGATGGGGAATGTCCTGAAATTAAATCAATAAGACCTAAACAG CTTCTGCACTACCTGAAGTCAGTAAAATTCACAACACCAGTGGGTGAGCTGGTCTATTTTGATAAAAACGGGGATCCAGCAGCATCATATGACATCATTAACTGGCACTTAGGAGCAAAAGGAAAGATGGAATTTATCAAGGTGGGGCAGTTTGATGCAACAGGAGGACCAGAACCGGACTTCCAATTGGACCTCAAGAAagtggtgtggggagggagCCATAGTGACAAG GTGCcggtgtctgtgtgcagtgagagCTGTCCCCCGGGCACCAGGAAGGCTGTGCAGAAAGGAAAGCCCATTTGCTGCTATGACTGTGTACCATGTGCAACGGGAGAGATTAGCAATGTTACTG ACTCCACAGACTGTAGCAAGTGTCCGGAATGGTTCTGGTCCAACCCTGAGAGGACAGAGTGTGTCCCAATGGTAGTGgagtttttgtcatttcaagATAATATGGGCATCGTCCTCTCAGTTCTGTCTGTATCTGGAGCAACTCTCTCTGGGACCATTCTGGCTGCCTTCTTGCATCATCGGGACACACCCCTGGTCCGCGCCAACAACTCAGAGCTGAGCTTCCTGCTACTGCTGTCACTCAAACTCTGCTTCCTGTGTGCACTGGCTTTCATTGGCCGACCTGCACCTTGGTCCTGTATGTTGCGTCATACGCTGTTTGGGATCAGCTTCGTGGTGTGTCTGGCCTGTGTGCTCAGTAAGACAGTAGTTGTCCTGGTTGCCTTCAGAGCAACTTTACCGGGTTCCAATGTCATGCAATACTTCGGCCCTGTTCAGCAAAGGGTTGGAATCCTGCTCTGTACACTGGTGCAGGTggtggtctgtgtgctgtggcTGGTGTTAGCACCTCCTGTACCTACAGAAAGTGCAGGAGGGGAGCTCGGCGCTCGGGTGGTGTTGCTCTGTGCAGTGGGTTCAGTGGCAGGTTTTTCCCTGGTGCTGGGCTACATCGGCTTGCTGGCTGCTGTCTGTTTTCTTCTGGCATTCTTCGCACGGAAACTTCCAGACAATTTCAACGAAGCAAAATTCATCACCTTCAGTATGCTGATATTTTGGGCTGTGTGGATCGCCTTTGTTCCAGCGTATGTCAGCTCTCCGGGGAAGTACACAGTGGCAGTGGAGGTGTTTGCCATCCTGGCCTCCAGTTATGGACTTCTGCTGTGTATTTTTGCCCCAAAATGTTACATCATTCTGCTCAGACCTGAGAAAAACACAAAGAAGAACATGATGGCCAAATAA
- the LOC143500966 gene encoding extracellular calcium-sensing receptor-like isoform X2 — translation MAMTAWLWALEFLTVMVWVNYVGPSCTLQSRSNSGTLYKEGDVIIGGLFPVHFNAPEPDHSFIHRAERGHCQGADLRCYRWVLTMIFTVEEINRDPALLPNLTLGYLAADSCLSEGSTLSVALAMVTGQEEAVSGEQCISAPSVPVIIGDARSAASIVLADTLGVFDIPLVSYLASCACLSDRSRFPTFLRTVPSDAFQTKAIARLLSLMGWSWIGVISGDDAYGRSGVQLLLKELEHLSMCIEYLEILPKSAPQSRLKHIVERIQSSKAKVVVTFAIGPDVEVLLGEVAKQNLSDRQWIATSVWSTSSHHVAVSAGCLTGTLGFALRRVDIQGLDSYLTQLYPEKHLQDSLVQNVLEEVFGCRPGEQTQTGASVPQCTGLEKGEGQGEVYSDINYNVYKAVYAIAYAVQDMLACKPGQGPFEDGECPEIKSIRPKQVPVSVCSESCPPGTRKAVQKGKPICCYDCVPCATGEISNVTDSTDCSKCPEWFWSNPERTECVPMVVEFLSFQDNMGIVLSVLSVSGATLSGTILAAFLHHRDTPLVRANNSELSFLLLLSLKLCFLCALAFIGRPAPWSCMLRHTLFGISFVVCLACVLSKTVVVLVAFRATLPGSNVMQYFGPVQQRVGILLCTLVQVVVCVLWLVLAPPVPTESAGGELGARVVLLCAVGSVAGFSLVLGYIGLLAAVCFLLAFFARKLPDNFNEAKFITFSMLIFWAVWIAFVPAYVSSPGKYTVAVEVFAILASSYGLLLCIFAPKCYIILLRPEKNTKKNMMAK, via the exons ATGGCCATGACTGCATGGCTGTGGGCACTGGAGTTCCTGACTGTGATGGTCTGGGTGAACTATGTGGGGCCTTCATGCACTCTGCAGAGCAGGTCCAACTCTGGGACCCTGTACAAGGAAGGTGATGTGATCATTGGGGGTCTGTTCCCTGTTCATTTTAATGCTCCTGAACCCGACCACAGCTTCATacacagagcagagagaggcCATTGTCAAGG GGCTGACCTTCGTTGTTACCGCTGGGTTCTTACCATGATCTTCACTGTGGAGGAAATCAACAGAGACCCAGCCCTGCTTCCCAACCTCACTCTGGGCTACCTGGCTGCAGACAGCTGCCTGTCTGAGGGCAGCACCCTCAGTGTTGCGCTGGCGATGGTGACGGGGCAGGAGGAGGCAGTGTCTGGAGAACAGTGCATCAGTGCTCCCAGTGTGCCCGTCATCATTGGCGATGCCCGTTCTGCTGCTTCCATAGTGTTGGCTGATACGCTGGGTGTTTTTGACATCCCCCTG GTTAGTTATTTAGCTTCCTGCGCATGTCTCAGTGACCGCTCAAGGTTCCCTACCTTCCTACGCACTGTTCCCAGTGATGCATTCCAGACTAAGGCCATTGCCCGTCTGCTGAGCCTCATGGGTTGGTCTTGGATTGGCGTTATCTCTGGGGATGATGCATATGGGAGAAGTGGTGTACAGCTGTTGCTGAAAGAACTGGAGCATTTGAGCATGTGTATTGAATACCTGGAGATCCTTCCCAAATCTGCACCACAGAGCAGACTTAAACATATTGTAGAGAGAATCCAGAGCTCCAAGGCCAAGGTGGTGGTCACGTTCGCCATTGGCCCAGATGTGGAGGTTTTGCTGGGGGAAGTGGCAAAGCAGAACCTGAGTGACAGGCAGTGGATCGCCACTTCTGTCTGGAGCACCTCCAGTCATCATGTCGCTGTGAGTGCTGGCTGCCTGACAGGCACCCTTGGCTTTGCCCTGAGGAGGGTTGATATCCAGGGTCTGGACTCCTATCTCACTCAGCTGTACCCAGAGAAGCACCTACAGGATTCACTGGTACAGAATGTTTTGGAGGAAGTGTTTGGTTGCAGACCTGGGGAGCAAACACAGACTGGAGCTTCGGTGCCACAGTGCACAGGCTTGGAGAAAGGGGAAGGACAGGGGGAGGTTTATTCTGATATTAACTATAATGTGTATAAGGCCGTGTACGCTATTGCATATGCTGTTCAGGACATGCTGGCCTGCAAGCCTGGGCAAGGACCATTTGAGGATGGGGAATGTCCTGAAATTAAATCAATAAGACCTAAACAG GTGCcggtgtctgtgtgcagtgagagCTGTCCCCCGGGCACCAGGAAGGCTGTGCAGAAAGGAAAGCCCATTTGCTGCTATGACTGTGTACCATGTGCAACGGGAGAGATTAGCAATGTTACTG ACTCCACAGACTGTAGCAAGTGTCCGGAATGGTTCTGGTCCAACCCTGAGAGGACAGAGTGTGTCCCAATGGTAGTGgagtttttgtcatttcaagATAATATGGGCATCGTCCTCTCAGTTCTGTCTGTATCTGGAGCAACTCTCTCTGGGACCATTCTGGCTGCCTTCTTGCATCATCGGGACACACCCCTGGTCCGCGCCAACAACTCAGAGCTGAGCTTCCTGCTACTGCTGTCACTCAAACTCTGCTTCCTGTGTGCACTGGCTTTCATTGGCCGACCTGCACCTTGGTCCTGTATGTTGCGTCATACGCTGTTTGGGATCAGCTTCGTGGTGTGTCTGGCCTGTGTGCTCAGTAAGACAGTAGTTGTCCTGGTTGCCTTCAGAGCAACTTTACCGGGTTCCAATGTCATGCAATACTTCGGCCCTGTTCAGCAAAGGGTTGGAATCCTGCTCTGTACACTGGTGCAGGTggtggtctgtgtgctgtggcTGGTGTTAGCACCTCCTGTACCTACAGAAAGTGCAGGAGGGGAGCTCGGCGCTCGGGTGGTGTTGCTCTGTGCAGTGGGTTCAGTGGCAGGTTTTTCCCTGGTGCTGGGCTACATCGGCTTGCTGGCTGCTGTCTGTTTTCTTCTGGCATTCTTCGCACGGAAACTTCCAGACAATTTCAACGAAGCAAAATTCATCACCTTCAGTATGCTGATATTTTGGGCTGTGTGGATCGCCTTTGTTCCAGCGTATGTCAGCTCTCCGGGGAAGTACACAGTGGCAGTGGAGGTGTTTGCCATCCTGGCCTCCAGTTATGGACTTCTGCTGTGTATTTTTGCCCCAAAATGTTACATCATTCTGCTCAGACCTGAGAAAAACACAAAGAAGAACATGATGGCCAAATAA
- the LOC143501002 gene encoding extracellular calcium-sensing receptor-like, which yields MVWSSSLSLSLPAPLAPGPSSCQLRGHFQLSGMRQDGDLILGGLFEIHFLTVFPELNFTSEPEQPYCQQFDMASFQQAQTMAFAIDEINRNPHLLPNVTLGFHLYDNCVKLAVAFRAAMALISGSDESISGLDCTGSPPVIGIVGDPGSTHSIAVSSVLELFRLPMVSYFATCSCLSNRQQYPSFFRTIPSDAFQVHAIVQILKRFGWTWVGLIYSDDDYGIHAALAFHHDIQGQLGGCMAYSEILPRDNNRGDVGRIVGVIRDSTAKVVVVISTEAYLLPLMDEVAQRNVTGRQWIASEAWATSPVFLTPRLLPFLGGTLGIAIRRGEIQGLQDFLLHLRLDRDPKNSIVRTFWEEMFDCTFDSGDRETDVGREKKVCTGEENLRSMDTAYTDISELRASYNVYKAVYALAHALHDLTQCEEGKGPFIGNSCANIHTLQPWQVVHYLQNVNFITGFGDHVSFDKNGDALAIYDVMNWQPNPDGSIGIHTVGVVDEAAQAGEVLTLEEDALYWNFKSMRPPRSVCSETCPPGTRRARQKGLPICCFDCLPCADGEFSNATDSIECTTCPEKFWSSPEKDRCVPKEIEFLSYEDPLGISLTVASLLGSCFCMVVLGVFAHHRHTPMVRANNSELSFLLLLSLKLCFLCALLFIGQPQLWTCRLRHVAFGISFVLSMSSILVKTMVVVAIFKSSRPEGKSAMKWFGVPQQRGTVLGLTALQIAICVVWLATASPTPLKNTRYISSKIVYECAVGSMLGFATLLGYIGLLAAVSFLLAFLARNLPDNFNEAKFITFSMLIFCAVWITFVPAYISSPGKYSVAVEVFAILASSFGLLLAIFAPKCYIILLHPERNTKKAIMGRAGQKK from the exons ATGGTCTGGagctcctcactctccctctccctccctgcaCCCCTGGCCCCTGGCCCCAGCTCCTGCCAGCTGCGGGGACACTTCCAGCTCAGTGGGATGCGCCAGGATGGAGACCTGATTCTGGGGGGGCTGTTTGAGATCCACTTCCTCACTGTGTTCCCAGAACTAAACTTCACCAGCGAACCGGAGCAGCCCTACTGTCAACA GTTTGACATGGCAAGCTTCCAGCAGGCACAGACAATGGCTTTTGCCATTGATGAGATCAACAGAAATCCTCACCTGCTGCCCAATGTTACCCTGGGTTTCCACCTGTACGATAACTGTGTGAAGCTAGCAGTGGCATTCCGAGCAGCTATGGCCCTGATCAGTGGGAGTGATGAGTCCATATCAGGCTTGGACTGCACTGGCTCCCCCCCGGTGATTGGAATTGTGGGGGACCCAGGATCTACCCACTCTATTGCTGTCTCTAGTGTTCTGGAGCTGTTTCGATTGCCCATG GTGAGCTACTTTGCCACCTGCTCCTGCCTCAGCAACCGGCAACAGTACCCCTCCTTCTTCAGAACTATTCCCAGCGATGCCTTCCAGGTCCACGCCATTGTGCAGATCTTGAAGCGCTTCGGCTGGACCTGGGTGGGTCTGATCTACAGCGACGATGACTACGGCATCCATGCTGCCCTTGCCTTCCACCATGACATACAGGGGCAACTGGGTGGTTGTATGGCTTACTCTGAGATTCTGCCACGAGACAACAACCGTGGGGATGTTGGCCGCATTGTCGGAGTGATCAGAGATTCCACAGCCAAAGTGGTGGTGGTTATCTCCACTGAGGCATACCTGTTGCCGCTGATGGATGAAGTAGCCCAGAGGAATGTGACTGGCAGACAGTGGATTGCCAGTGAGGCCTGGGCCACGTCGCCCGTCTTCCTCACCCCACGTCTGCTGCCCTTCCTTGGGGGCACGCTTGGTATTGCAATCCGCCGTGGGGAGATCCAGGGGCTCCAGGACTTCCTGCTGCACCTCCGCCTTGACAGGGACCCCAAAAACAGCATAGTGAGGACCTTCTGGGAGGAGATGTTTGACTGCACATTTGAttctggagacagagagactgatGTAGGAAGGGAGAAAAAGGTGTGCACAGGTGAAGAAAACCTGCGTAGCATGGACACAGCATACACTGATATATCTGAACTCAGGGCTTCCTACAATGTGTATAAGGCTGTTTATGCTCTTGCACATGCACTACATGACCTGACACAGTGTGAGGAGGGAAAAGGACCCTTCATCGGCAACAGCTGTGCCAACATACACACCCTGCAGCCCTGGCAG GTTGTCCATTACCTGCAGAATGTGAACTTCATTACTGGTTTTGGTGACCATGTGTCGTTTGATAAGAATGGCGATGCCTTGGCTATCTACGATGTCATGAATTGGCAGCCAAACCCTGATGGATCGATTGGCATCCATACAGTCGGTGTTGTGGATGAGGCAGCCCAAGCGGGCGAGGTCCTTACTCTAGAGGAGGATGCCCTCTACTGGAACTTCAAGTCAATGAGA CCTCCCCGCTCTGTGTGCAGTGAAACCTGTCCCCCAGGCACCAGGAGGGCCAGACAGAAAGGTCTGCCCATTTGTTGCTTCGATTGTCTTCCATGTGCAGACGGAGAGTTTAGTAATGCAACAG atTCTATTGAATGTACCACATGCCCAGAAAAGTTCTGGTCCAGCCCAGAGAAGGATCGTTGTGTCCCTAAAGAAATTGAATTTTTGTCGTACGAGGACCCACTAGGCATTTCCTTGACAGTAGCCTCCTTGTTGGGCTCCTGCTTCTGCATGGTGGTTCTAGGTGTGTTCGCCCATCACCGCCACACCCCCATGGTCCGCGCCAACAACTCCGAGCTCAGTTTCCTGCTTCTgctttcactcaaactgtgctTCCTGTGTGCGCTGCTGTTCATTGGCCAGCCGCAGTTGTGGACATGCCGACTGAGGCATGTGGCATTTGGCATCAGCTTCGTCCTGAGCATGTCCAGTATCCTGGTCAAGACCATGGTGGTTGTGGCTATCTTTAAGTCCTCTCGGCCAGAAGGCAAAAGTGCCATGAAGTGGTTTGGTGTACCCCAACAGAGAGGCACAGTGCTGGGCCTCACAGCCCTCCAAATAGCCATATGTGTAGTCTGGTTGGCTACGGCATCTCCTACACCCCTTAAAAATACCCGCTACATCAGCTCTAAGATAGTGTACGAGTGTGCCGTGGGATCCATGCTAGGCTTTGCCACTCTGTTGGGCTATATTGGTCTGCTGGCTGCCGTGAGCTTCCTGCTAGCCTTCTTGGCGAGGAACCTTCCAGATAACTTTAATGAGGCCAAATTCATCACTTTCAGTATGCTGATCTTCTGTGCAGTGTGGATCACCTTTGTGCCAGCATACATCAGCTCTCCCGGGAAGTATTCAGTGGCAGTAGAGGTCTTTGCCATCCTGGCCTCTAGTTTTGGCCTACTGCTGGCCATTTTTGCCCCAAAGTGCTATATCATCCTCTTGCACCCTGAGAGAAACACTAAAAAGGCAATCATGGGGAGAGCAGGACAAAAGAAATAG